One genomic window of Grus americana isolate bGruAme1 chromosome 29, bGruAme1.mat, whole genome shotgun sequence includes the following:
- the LOC129197807 gene encoding scale keratin-like, with product MSCYDLCSTSACGVYRPQPLADSCNEPCVRQCPDSTTVIQPPPVVVTFPGPILSSFPQGSVVGSSGAPVLGGFGGSLGYGGSLGYGGSLGYGGSLGYGGQGGLYGYGGSSLSCGGLSYGSGSCSPYSYRYSRYRRGSCGPC from the exons ATGTCTTGCTATGACCTGTGCTCCACCTCTGCCTGTGGCGTCTaccgcccccagcccctcgctgaCAGCTGCAACGAGCCGTGTGTCCGTCAGTGCCCTGACTCCACGACTGTGATCCAGCCGCCTCCAGTCGTCGTCACCTTCCCCggacccatcctcagctccttcccccaggGTTCAGTTGTGGGGTCCTCCGGAGCACCCGTCCTTGGGGGCTTTGGGGGTTCCCTGGGCTATGGGGGTTCCCTGGGCTACGGGGGGTCCCTGGGCTACGGGGGGTCCCTGGGCTACGGGGGCCAAGGGGGTCTGTATGGATATGGTGGGTCCTCCCTGAGCTGTGGGGGTCT ATCCTATGGTTCTGGTTCTTGCAGCCCTTACTCCTACCGGTACAGCAGGTACCGCCGTGGCAGCTGCGGACCCTGCTAA